GCCTCGTTCCTCCCTCTTGACACTTCAAAATCTAACAATCGACACCCTCTTTTGGCGTAGTGTTTGAGGTTTTTCTAGGCCACCGATCGCCGATCAAGCGGAGCTCAACGATATTCGTGCTGCAAACACGTTCATCCTGCATGTCGTGCTTGTTTTCCTCCGTTGTTCGCTTAAATTTTATCAGCCCACACACAAAAAAGCCATCTGTCACCCTTTCATTTCTTGCCACCCACGAGGCGCCGCGGCAATCAACTCGAAGGGGGGCACTCGACAACGAATCCCCGATTGCTTTCTTGCCTTTCTGGGACATAATTAGAGTTTCTGCGAACATGTGTTTACTACCGAAGCAAAACACACACATGGCGTATCCTTAGTTCCGTCAAGTTCCTTGGTACAGTTGTCTCAACGGGCTCTTGTGGCAACATCTGTATGTTATTACGCGTAAAACAGAACCGATGTGGAAAATGGGGCTGCGCACACGGCGGTACAGGTTTCTGCGTATGTGAAGGTGAGTCGTGTTTTTCGCTGGCAACGGGAAACGCCTGTTACTCGCTTTCGGTGATGTTGCGGAGCTGCGGCGGCCGCCATCGAAGCTGGGCCCCGTTTTAATCTTGTACTCAATGGAAAGCGCCTCTGAACAAAACGCGAGGTCGGTTCTGCGTGTTTAGTTCTGTTTTTAAGGGAGCAAAGGAGCCTGACACACACGATCCGCGCGTGTCGCCTTTTTTAAAAACCTGGAGCTCGAACGGAAAAACCTGGGGCCTCACAACCTCTCGGACTTTCGTGCGTTCTTCCTAGATACATCCGCAGCCTGGCGCGTTCCCCTTGAGAAATGTCAGTGCACTGGCTATGGACTCGACATGCGAGAGAACTCGGctagaaaacgaaaaagagaaacgccccaaaggcgaagaaaattTTCCCTCGTCAGCTGCGCACCAGCTCCCCTTGCGGCGTACGTCGCGTGTGCGTGCGCTAatctttccttcctcattCTCCCCTCTTTGCTTCCAGCAGCTCTCGCCTCCCGTCGCGTTTTTGTCTCggcttttcgcttctcccttaCTCAAACCCACTTTTATTTCAGCAGCATCTTGACAAAGTTGGCGTACTGGATCTTGCCAGTGCCGTTCGGGTCGGCTTCCTTGATCATGGCCTTgacttcttcgtcggaaAGCAACTCGCCGAGAGCGAGCATAACTTGAGAAAGCTCGTCCGCAGACACGGTGCCGTCGTTCGACCGGTCAAAAGCCTTGAAAGATTTGATCAACTCCTCCTCAGGGTTGTAGGACGCCAGTTTCTTCGACATCCACGCCTCAAAATCAGGCCACGCCATTGACTGAATAAGCGACACGGGAGACCTATTGAGAAACGTTAAAGCGACCTTTCACACAcattctctctctatatcGATATAGTACGCACATGTAGAGGTCCACGTCGTGAAGATCCCTACCCCCtctatatatgcagatatatatttgtataaatatatgtatgaaGCCATAAGTTGCCTGTTTGGATGGCCGCTGTCGGGCAGTGAAGCGACAAAGGCGAAAAGCAGACAGGAACGTTTCTACACTGTGTTCACATCGGGAAACCCAGCGGAAAAAAACCTGCACATGCGCCTTTTCTCTGGCGTACTCTTGAAGGGGCCAAGGAGTTGAAAAACACCTCCTCGCCGAGGTACGCTCAAACGCGTATGTGGTAAACTGCAGCCACACTTTGAATCACACATACGGTGGACTGTGTAAAAGACAGTTTACACGAAGCTGAATTTCTCAGCACCCTACGGCAGTGAGCTACTCCACACCAGCATGTCTTTGGCCTCTTGGATGCGGACCACTGCATTGCAACGTCCACAATACATGTgtagagagacacgagatATCTCatatagataaatatatcCATGTGAATATGCCAGTTTAATTGTCTCTGGTGTGCGTTGCACATCTGCGGAAGTTCTTTCTCCTGAGTCACAGGTTCTGTAGACGGCGTCCCGATTCAGCGCCattgtgtgtctctgcactcTAAATACGACAACGCTTTCTGTACAATTTGGACAAGCTGAACACCGAGACTTCGCGCAACGAAAACGGCCAGGGCAATCTCAGGTAGGCTTACCATGGGGAGTGCCTTGATTTCGTCTGGGGTGGGAGACACACCGCATGAGCGGATGGCGAGGACGAGGTCGCGGCCAGAGATCTCACCATCTCCGTCAGTGTCGAAGAGGGCGAAGGCCTCACGGACGCGGGGAGGGCAGGTCATATTGGCGACAAATTAGGCTGGAGGAAACACGCAAAAAGACGAACAAACTTGGAGGAAACGGTGAACGTACGAGGGTGTGCACAACCACAAGGATTCGCAGCGAGAACTTCCTGCACACTCTTTCAAGTTGATTCACCAGATATGGTCGGCGCCACTTCCGCAGGCCGAGGTGAGAAAATGAAAGATTAACGACGAATGGAAGGGAACGACCGACAGCACACAAGACTTTAGCCTCTGATGAGAGAAAgaccgagacagaaaacgagagcgagaggagcgcACGACCTCAGGGACCTGTTTGGAAAAGAACTGCACACGACCACTCGGATTCGAGAGGGAACAGAACAAAGAGGCCCACCGACGGAGCTCACGAGActacagagaaaaagataGGCGGAGTCGGATAGCTTCGGGATACGGGAGTTCCCCATGAGCTTCAAAGATGTCACTGGAGTGGACGGTTCCATATTCaagccgaggaagacgtAAATGCGAATACatccgtcttcttcagttctTTAGGACGACCAAACGAAAGGGGAATCGACCGCGAGGAACCTTCGCGGTACAAGCATGGAATAACAACTCGACTGCTCCACACATACCGCAGGGAGGTAACACAGGGGACTCAAATCGGATAGACATTCCATCCCAGAGAAACGGCTTCTCCTTGGATTCACTTCCTCTTCAtattcttcctctcccttcgtccgtctctttcttctgtagCTACGGCTATCTCACGGGGAACCAGAACCGGCATGTTCTCATTACCTTCGTCTCTTGTTTTGACCTGAGCGGAACGTCCCCCTCATTCTTCTATGTTCACCTTCTTTTCACGGCTTCGACTTCCatcgttccttcttcccaGTTTCTGCTCTTTGCCTTTTCCACACTTTTTCACTCGTCACCACGAACCCTCAGGCGTTTTCGCGTTGCAGCAACGAAAGACACTCGAGACAGGGGGTCAGCTTCCTGCCACCTCTCCTTTTGCCGCCAAAGGCAGCACAGACGCGAAACAGAGTATAACGTGTTTCGGTATATCCCTGTGATCCGCGCGaatttctctctccacgaaCTCACAGGACCTGCGCGCTCCTCCCAGTATAGTCGCTTCCTCGGGTCCCTGCGGTTTCTGCGACCTGCCCGCCCCCTCTCGTGCACAAACCGGTCCTTCTTTCGTTGTCTTTTCGCTCGATCCTATCTAGGAGAGAACGCGGCCGGTTTCTTCCCGAACTTCCTCGCCGAGCTGCACGGGCGACGACGAGAGCGTTTTGCGCGCCTCTGGAGATCTCGACTACCTGCTGGCTTCCCCCGTTCCACTTTCCGGGAGACATCCTGATCAGACTCGGAAAATGAGGATTTTCCGAGTTCTCTACCCCTTCCGTCGCGACTTTGGCAGCGTTTCCTACCTTGGTTTTGCGATTGGCGAGCACTCGCGGTGCTGGTATCCAAGTGCTCTCgacgcggcggcggcgcagaGCCACGGAATCTCGGAGCGGGAGGAAAAGATGACGACGAGGGAAGACCTCGAAAGAAATcgcaaaagaaaacgaatttCGGCACCGGAAAAGGTGGACGAGTGGCTCACGAGGCGGGACAACGGCGCGCTACCCTGGGGGCAAAGTGGCTGCGCGACCGCGTGCGATGAAAGGAAGCCCCGACACCCGTTTCCGGGCAGCGGATATTCTGGCTTCACAAAACAGCAACTTAGCACGCGCGCTAGCGAGGTGCCGCACAATCTGGAGCAACCGGGATTAATAGAAGCTAAATTCCGTGTGAAAACTCGATCCTCCACACACAACGACAGGAAACTCGATTTATCTGGCAAGATGTACAACAAGATCTGGAAAAACAAAGGTCTAACGCGGCACGCGCGCCGCTGCGACACC
This Toxoplasma gondii ME49 chromosome VIII, whole genome shotgun sequence DNA region includes the following protein-coding sequences:
- a CDS encoding calmodulin, putative (encoded by transcript TGME49_269442), producing MSMAWPDFEAWMSKKLASYNPEEELIKSFKAFDRSNDGTVSADELSQVMLALGELLSDEEVKAMIKEADPNGTGKIQYANFVKMLLK
- a CDS encoding hypothetical protein (encoded by transcript TGME49_269438) produces the protein MGLDLTDVYPQAYYRDCRSSLVVIFSSRSEIPWLCAAAASRALGYQHRECSPIAKPSLICRQYDLPSPRP